A stretch of Perognathus longimembris pacificus isolate PPM17 chromosome 1, ASM2315922v1, whole genome shotgun sequence DNA encodes these proteins:
- the Stx1a gene encoding syntaxin-1A isoform X3: MKDRTQELRTAKDSDDDDEVTVTVDRDRFMDEFFEQVEEIRGFIDKIAENVEEVKRKHSAILASPNPDEKTKEELEELMADIKKTANKVRSKLKSIEQSIEQEEGLNRSSADLRIRKTQHSTLSRKFVEVMSEYNATQSDYRERCKGRIQRQLEITGRTTTSEELEDMLESGNPAIFASGIIVDSSISKQALSEIETRHSEIIKLESSIRELHDMFMDMAMLVESQGEMIDRIEYNVEHAVDYVERAVSDTKKAVKYQSKARRKKIMIIVCCVILGIVIASTFGGIFA; encoded by the exons ATGAAGGACCGAACCCAGGAGCTCCGCACG GCCAAAGACAGTGACGATGACGATGAGGTCACAGTCACCGTGGACCGGGACCGGTTCATGGATGAGTTCTTCGAGCAG GTAGAGGAGATCCGGGGCTTCATTGACAAGATTGCTGAGAATGTGGAGGAGGTGAAGCGGAAGCACAGCGCCATCCTGGCTTCCCCCAACCCGGACGAGA AGACAAAAGAGGAGCTGGAAGAACTCATGGCAGACATAAAGAAGACAGCAAACAAAGTTCGCTCCAAGTTAAAGA GTATAGAACAGAGCATCGAGCAGGAGGAAGGCCTGAACCGTTCTTCTGCGGACCTAAGGATCCGCAAGACACAG CACTCCACATTGTCCCGGAAGTTTGTGGAGGTCATGTCCGAATACAACGCCACACAGTCCGACTACCGAGAGCGCTGCAAGGGTCGCATCCAGAGGCAGCTAGAGATCA CCGGCAGGACCACCACCAGTGAGGAGCTGGAGGACATGCTGGAAAGCGGGAACCCCGCCATCTTTGCTTCTGGG ATCATCGTGGACTCCAGCATCTCCAAGCAGGCTCTGAGTGAGATCGAGACCCGGCACAGTGAGATCATTAAGCTGGAGAGCAGCATCCGGGAGCTGCATGACATGTTCATGGACATGGCTATGCTCGTGGAGAGCCAG GGGGAGATGATTGACAGGATCGAGTACAACGTGGAACACGCAGTGGACTACGTGGAACGGGCCGTGTCTGACACCAAGAAGGCTGTCAAGTACCAGAGCAAGGCCCGCCGG AAGAAGATCATGATCATCGTGTGCTGCGTGATTCTGGGCATCGTCATCGCCTCCACCTTTGGGGGCATCTTTGCATAG
- the Bud23 gene encoding probable 18S rRNA (guanine-N(7))-methyltransferase, translating into MASRGLRPEHRGPPELFYDENEARKYVRNSRMIDVQTKMAERALELLCLPAGQPCYLLDIGCGSGLSGDHLSEAGHQWVGIDISSSMLDAALDRDTEGDLLLGDMGQGLPFKPGSFDGCISISAVQWLCNANKKSDIPAKRLYCFFSSLYSVLVRGARAVLQLYPENSEQLELITTQATKAGFTGGVVVDYPNSARAKKFYLCLFSGPLTSLPKGLTENQDTAQATESAFTHLRLPHRTSRRAVVRKSREWVLEKKARRRRQGKDVRPDTQYTGRKRRPHF; encoded by the exons ATGGCGAGCCGGGGCCTCAGGCCGGAGCACCGTGGTCCCCCGGAGTTG TTTTATGATGAAAATGAAGCCCGGAAATACGTCCGCAA CTCTCGGATGATTGATGTCCAGACCAAGATGGCAGAGCGAGCACTGGAGCTCCTTTGTCTGCCTGCGGGTCAGCCCTGCTACCTGTTGGATATTGG CTGTGGGTCTGGGCTGAGCGGAGATCACCTCTCTGAGGCAGGGCACCAGTGGGTGGGCATTGACATCAGCTCGTCCATGCTGG ATGCAGCCTTGGACCGTGACACAGAGGGAGACCTGCTTCTGGGGGACATGGGCCAGGGTCTCCCATTCAAACCAGGCTCCTTTGATGGCTGTATCAG CATCTCTGCCGTGCAGTGGCTCTGTAATGCCAACAAGAAGTCTGACATCCCTGCCAAGCGCCTGTactgcttcttttcttctctgtactCAGTTCTC GTCCGTGGAGCCCGAGCAGTCCTACAGCTGTACCCTGAGAACTCGGAGCAG CTGGAGCTGATCACAACACAGGCCACAAAGGCCGGCTTCACGGGTGGCGTGGTGGTTGACTATCCCAACAGCGCCAGAGCAAAGAA GTTCTACCTTTGCCTGTTTTCTGGGCCTTTGACTTCTCTGCCAAAG GGGCTCACAGAGAACCAGGACACGGCGCAGGCCACGGAGTCAGCATTCACGCACCTGAG GCTTCCTCACAGGACCTCGAGGCGGGCCGTGGTGAGGAAGAGCCGCGAGTGGGTGCTGGAGAAGAAGGCGCGCCGCCGGCGCCAGGGCAA GGACGTCAGGCCCGACACGCAGTACACCGGTCGCAAGCGCAGGCCCCACTTCTGA
- the Stx1a gene encoding syntaxin-1A isoform X2, protein MKDRTQELRTAKDSDDDDEVTVTVDRDRFMDEFFEQVEEIRGFIDKIAENVEEVKRKHSAILASPNPDEKTKEELEELMADIKKTANKVRSKLKSIEQSIEQEEGLNRSSADLRIRKTQHSTLSRKFVEVMSEYNATQSDYRERCKGRIQRQLEITGRTTTSEELEDMLESGNPAIFASGIIVDSSISKQALSEIETRHSEIIKLESSIRELHDMFMDMAMLVESQGRLRLHCWP, encoded by the exons ATGAAGGACCGAACCCAGGAGCTCCGCACG GCCAAAGACAGTGACGATGACGATGAGGTCACAGTCACCGTGGACCGGGACCGGTTCATGGATGAGTTCTTCGAGCAG GTAGAGGAGATCCGGGGCTTCATTGACAAGATTGCTGAGAATGTGGAGGAGGTGAAGCGGAAGCACAGCGCCATCCTGGCTTCCCCCAACCCGGACGAGA AGACAAAAGAGGAGCTGGAAGAACTCATGGCAGACATAAAGAAGACAGCAAACAAAGTTCGCTCCAAGTTAAAGA GTATAGAACAGAGCATCGAGCAGGAGGAAGGCCTGAACCGTTCTTCTGCGGACCTAAGGATCCGCAAGACACAG CACTCCACATTGTCCCGGAAGTTTGTGGAGGTCATGTCCGAATACAACGCCACACAGTCCGACTACCGAGAGCGCTGCAAGGGTCGCATCCAGAGGCAGCTAGAGATCA CCGGCAGGACCACCACCAGTGAGGAGCTGGAGGACATGCTGGAAAGCGGGAACCCCGCCATCTTTGCTTCTGGG ATCATCGTGGACTCCAGCATCTCCAAGCAGGCTCTGAGTGAGATCGAGACCCGGCACAGTGAGATCATTAAGCTGGAGAGCAGCATCCGGGAGCTGCATGACATGTTCATGGACATGGCTATGCTCGTGGAGAGCCAG GGAAGGCTCAGACTCCACTGCTGGCCCTGA
- the Dnajc30 gene encoding dnaJ homolog subfamily C member 30, mitochondrial, which translates to MAAARGLRWTRLLLLGRWPSPRLSAAPGPGLWASTYSRTALYDLLGVPATASQAQIKAAYYRQSFLYHPDRNSGSSEAAERFSRISQAYLVLGSATLRRKYDRGLLTDQDLRGPGVRPSRASAADPGLPRAPPPAASASRDSGRDGHRAASGANRTMFDFDAFYQAHYGEQLERERRLRARREALRKLQEDRAKRGFRWDETRDLSLIVLFLVIFAIFGFRV; encoded by the coding sequence ATGGCAGCCGCGCGGGGACTGAGGTGGACGCGGCTGTTGCTCTTGGGGAGGTGGCCGTCCCCGAGGCTTTCCGCGGCCCCAGGTCCCGGTCTGTGGGCGAGCACGTACTCCCGCACGGCGCTCTACGACCTGCTTGGTGTCCCCGCCACCGCCTCCCAGGCGCAGATCAAGGCGGCCTACTACCGGCAGAGCTTCCTCTACCACCCGGACCGCAACTCCGGGAGCAGCGAGGCCGCCGAGCGCTTCTCGCGCATCTCCCAGGCCTACCTGGTGCTGGGCAGTGCCACCCTGAGGCGCAAGTACGACCGCGGGCTGCTCACGGACCAGGACCTACGCGGGCCGGGAGTGCGGCCCTCCCGGGCGTCCGCGGCCGACCCCGgactgccccgcgccccgccgcccgccgcctcaGCCAGCCGGGACAGCGGTCGGGATGGACACCGGGCCGCGTCGGGTGCCAACCGTACCATGTTCGACTTCGATGCTTTCTACCAGGCGCACTACGGAGAGCAGCTGGAGCGCGAACGGCGCCTCCGGGCCCGGCGGGAGGCCCTGCGCAAACTCCAGGAGGACCGGGCCAAGAGGGGCTTCCGCTGGGACGAGACTCGAGACCTGTCTTTGATTGTCCTTTTCCTTGTCATCTTCGCCATCTTCGGCTTTCGGGTTTAA
- the Stx1a gene encoding syntaxin-1A isoform X1, which produces MKDRTQELRTAKDSDDDDEVTVTVDRDRFMDEFFEQVEEIRGFIDKIAENVEEVKRKHSAILASPNPDEKTKEELEELMADIKKTANKVRSKLKSIEQSIEQEEGLNRSSADLRIRKTQHSTLSRKFVEVMSEYNATQSDYRERCKGRIQRQLEITGRTTTSEELEDMLESGNPAIFASGIIVDSSISKQALSEIETRHSEIIKLESSIRELHDMFMDMAMLVESQGASPKPCPEEPALELQPGLCRGR; this is translated from the exons ATGAAGGACCGAACCCAGGAGCTCCGCACG GCCAAAGACAGTGACGATGACGATGAGGTCACAGTCACCGTGGACCGGGACCGGTTCATGGATGAGTTCTTCGAGCAG GTAGAGGAGATCCGGGGCTTCATTGACAAGATTGCTGAGAATGTGGAGGAGGTGAAGCGGAAGCACAGCGCCATCCTGGCTTCCCCCAACCCGGACGAGA AGACAAAAGAGGAGCTGGAAGAACTCATGGCAGACATAAAGAAGACAGCAAACAAAGTTCGCTCCAAGTTAAAGA GTATAGAACAGAGCATCGAGCAGGAGGAAGGCCTGAACCGTTCTTCTGCGGACCTAAGGATCCGCAAGACACAG CACTCCACATTGTCCCGGAAGTTTGTGGAGGTCATGTCCGAATACAACGCCACACAGTCCGACTACCGAGAGCGCTGCAAGGGTCGCATCCAGAGGCAGCTAGAGATCA CCGGCAGGACCACCACCAGTGAGGAGCTGGAGGACATGCTGGAAAGCGGGAACCCCGCCATCTTTGCTTCTGGG ATCATCGTGGACTCCAGCATCTCCAAGCAGGCTCTGAGTGAGATCGAGACCCGGCACAGTGAGATCATTAAGCTGGAGAGCAGCATCCGGGAGCTGCATGACATGTTCATGGACATGGCTATGCTCGTGGAGAGCCAG GGTGCTAGCCCGAAGCCCTGCCCTGAGGAGCCAGCCCTGGAGCTGCAACCCGGGCTTTGCAGGGGGAGATGA